In the genome of Anabaena cylindrica PCC 7122, the window GACCCAGGGTAAAAACATCACCATGACGCAGTTCGAGAGAAGTGACTCGTCGCTTACCAAGATAAATTCCATTGGTGGAATTTTCGTCTTTGATGGTGAAAATTGGAGTTCGTTGGCTGGAATCGCGGGATAGGGACAGGTGAATTTGACTAACTACCGGGTTACGGACAACGATATCGGAGGATTTGGAGCTACGACCGAGAATATAGCGATCGCCTAATAGGGGGTATATTTCCGCTTTATCCGCTCCCGCATCCTGCACCCAGAGTTCCGGTACTTTGGCATTAGGCTTGAGCGCCAGTTTGGAAAAATCAACCCTAGCTTGAATAGTATTTACTGCTTGAGTCAGTTGACCAAGTAAAGTTTGTGGCTTTTGAGGAGGTTGCGGGAAACTCATCGGCTATATCACATCACATCTATATAGTGAAGACAAAATTGCAGGGATCGCAATTTTAATGCTAGTCTGACACCATTTTACTCACAAGCCAAAAATAAATTGATTGTACTGAATTTTTATTGTAGCTCATCATACAGGCTTATATTTGGCTGGCAAAGTTAACTGGTGATTTTTTGCACTAGTCTATATATACAAATATTCTTACTGCTCCAATCAAATGCTTATAGGGGTTCCTCATCACAGGAGGTACATCATAGCCCCCTCATCGCTTGTGGGGAGAGGGTTGGGGGTGGGGTTTTTCTACCTCACTCAACCGATAACCGCTATATTTTGTCTGAAAAAGCTGTTCACTTATATTCAGCTTCTATATTTATTTTTGTATTCCTAAAAACCACCACGAAATTAATAAAAGTTTTAAATTTTACCTTTACTCAAGAGTCCTAGCACTTTCGCCAATAATTTACATCTTCATTTAGGCAGATTTTGTCTAATAAATTGTCTGATTTAATTAGCGAAGTGTTCCGTTGACCTTGAGGTTAATTTCAGAATGAAGGGAAAATCTCTGACCTTAATTGGTACAGCCATAACTTTGGCATTTAGCAGTAATGTTGCTATGGCTGAATCCAGTAAATCCCTGTTTACCGAATCGAGTAACTCATCTATTAGTTCGCCAACGGAAATTAAAATGTCACCAGAAGGGATGAAAATCCTCTGTGAATATTTCCCTCTAAATTCCCGTTGTCCAGGTGGTATACCACTTAATGCCAATGTCCCTTCTCCGGTTCCAGCAGTAGAAACTAGTCCTGGTGAAAATAACGTTAATCCTGATACAAATATAGTACCAGAAACACCAATTTCCCCAGAGTCTAATAATTCTAGTCAATTAACTCCCGCACCAGAAAGCCCTTCTTCACTTGAATTTGGTAATTCAGGTAGCACTACTAGACAAAATGAAGGTGTTTCTAATCAAGTACCTACAACTATTGTGCCACAAACTCCTGCATCTGATATTCGCACTCCTTAATGAACAAGTCTCGCTACGCTAATTTGTTCAGGTAAGGAATTGTTAAAACATTTGTATTAAAAAATAATCTCTATCACTAAATCAGTAGCTTTTTGAAATTCAAAAATGCAATGGTGTTAGCGATAGAGATTTAAAATGTGGAATCAAATCTGCAAAAAAGTTTAATCAATTTGAGGATGTTTTATTTGAGAGCATCTCACCTTTGCAGTTATTCTTCGCTGCACTACGTTGCACTCAGAATGACAGAGGTGTTTTTACAAAAATGTGATGCTCTCGTTTATATTGGGTTTATCTCCTATGAGAAGTTGGTGTTTGTGGCAATGAGGCAATTAACAAGCAAACAATACCAATACTAATAAAAGAATCTGCCATATTAAATACAGCAAAGTTAATTAGGCGAAAGTCAAGAAAATCAACTACGTAGCCTAGAAAAAATCTATCAATACCATTACCCATAGCTCCACCTAAAATTAAACCATAACCCAACTGCTCCCAAAGAGTTAAGACTGGGCCTAGCGATGCGATCGCTATCAAGACTAAACTTACTCCTAAGGATAGCCAACGCAACCACTCTACTCTTCCACTTAACAGACTAAAAGCTGCACCAGTGTTCGTGACATAAGTGAAGTGAAATATCCCTGGCAGTAATGGCAGTGTTTGTCCTAAAG includes:
- the lspA gene encoding signal peptidase II, whose amino-acid sequence is MRLKNRLFWISALFAFFVDQLTKYWVVRTFSLGQTLPLLPGIFHFTYVTNTGAAFSLLSGRVEWLRWLSLGVSLVLIAIASLGPVLTLWEQLGYGLILGGAMGNGIDRFFLGYVVDFLDFRLINFAVFNMADSFISIGIVCLLIASLPQTPTSHRR